In Pectinophora gossypiella chromosome 1, ilPecGoss1.1, whole genome shotgun sequence, one genomic interval encodes:
- the LOC126376481 gene encoding uncharacterized protein LOC126376481 produces the protein MLTCSLVLLALFASAQGRAVNISNTWVLPEEGFPVFYRYFRDRISWYEADAVCQFHHANLVTVDTTAQYDAVRAYLKELDISSAVWVGLIRSNPDGDFTWTDYRGLSGDGYWSSAPDARTAPLCAAADPAADYRWEARACGGPTVASFICELPVPQWALGNEGCMVRALPALTILYLPESAAVQLTADCGLAGVKRVQCTGNVKRDALLKDLSCNEEDELTTASNLVSGSTWSVSDMTANTTDLEAVTELTTEEDLTTEHDNEADKPKLIQATAAPILVQEKLPTKQETIINKLNSIYSQKNTNLDLIHNNNLQSNDIPKLANNENFLTLEQSEKLEDEKHMHHKMLHDELARHGNFETIFTQPTDHFVPPLVMAKSKMSDDMTVLSLAEKHAQQLAEQRFGKHNLLDEHSDHLHVYSSKNTPKITTEEPNKVEIIDKPLIMTLQPVIKESYKKDKVKTSLPKKYKEKYEDPKGRNLKIDGKLLKFEKSTEKASTTTKIIETTPALVTELNKNKVDDDTLELTVVLKEPVVAKSVTLKNIDNFKVENAASTPVNVAITENITTESATQTPYISTTHIDVKDIKKEDEISSISDAVSSFTQAGLKEGENDTTETPIKTTIQLEDVTMNHEIVTIKIDNDDDKASPTQTVFEITTLVPEFKDTVSKDNKLNMFTTDHQITTLKEDITATSTAVTTVGIAKEETITTASSEISTAPVTVQSTTYIPPHASNKITSTELHVVTAKVESVSVSTLEPKVNKTKDVKPTTELATSTHVSYTTSNEKLDIYNITETYDDYKNSTDTEAIDDLNSPLLSAANEPLHRPNRSRRPQPPPNRLNKFNPFRMLG, from the exons TGGATACGACAGCGCAGTATGATGCCGTGCGAGCATACCTCAAAGAACTAGACATCTCCAGTGCTGTGTGGGTCGGTCTTATTCGCAGCAACCCAGATGGAGACTTCACATGGAC TGACTACCGCGGTCTAAGTGGCGACGGCTATTGGAGCTCGGCGCCTGATGCCCGCACAGCGCCACTGTGTGCAGCCGCCGATCCCGCCGCCGATTATCGCTGGGAAGCACGCGCATGCGGCGGGCCCACTGTCGCCTCCTTCATTTGTGAACTGCCTG TACCACAATGGGCGCTTGGAAACGAAGGCTGCATGGTGCGAGCGTTACCAGCACTCACCATCCTGTACTTACCAGAGAGCGCCGCCGTGCAACTGACTGCTGACTGCGGCCTGGCTGGAGTAAAGCGAGTCCAGTGTACTGGGAATGTG AAACGCGATGCTCTTCTGAAAGATCTATCATGCAATGAAGAGGACGAACTAACAACAGCATCCAATCTGGTGTCAGGAAGTACATGGTCAGTGTCAGATATGACTGCAAACACAACCGATCTCGAAGCAGTTACTGAACTGACTACAGAGGAAGATCTTACAACGGAACATGACAATGAAGCAGACAAACCGAAATTAATCCAAGCTACAGCTGCACCTATCTTGGTACAAGAGAAACTTCCAACGAAACAAGAAACTATTATAAACAAACTTAACAGTATTTACTCGCAAAAGAATACCAACTTAGATTTAATTCATAACAACAATTTGCAGAGTAATGACATTCCAAAACTTGCAAACAACGAAAACTTTTTAACACTAGAACAATCAGAGAAATTAGAAGATGAGAAACATATGCATCATAAAATGTTACACGACGAATTGGCGAGACATGGAAACTTTGAAACAATATTTACGCAACCAACCGATCATTTCGTACCTCCTTTGGTAATGGCGAAGTCTAAAATGAGTGATGATATGACGGTATTATCACTAGCTGAAAAACACGCGCAACAACTAGCAGAACAACGATTTGGTAAACATAATTTACTTGACGAGCATAGTGATCACTTGCATGTTTACAGTAGTAAAAATACGCCTAAAATAACAACAGAAGAACCTAATAAGGTTGAAATTATAGACAAACCTTTAATAATGACTTTACAGCCGGTTATTAAAGAAAGCTACAAGAAAGACAAAGTAAAAACCAGCTTGCCGAAGAAATATAAAGAGAAGTATGAAGATCCAAAAggaagaaatttaaaaattgatGGTAAATTACTTAAATTTGAAAAATCCACAGAAAAAGCATCCACAACAACTAAAATAATAGAAACAACCCCGGCACTAGTGACggaattgaataaaaataaggtAGATGATGATACCTTAGAACTAACCGTCGTTTTGAAAGAACCAGTTGTAGCAAAATCAGTAACTTTAAAGaatattgataattttaaaGTCGAAAATGCAGCGTCCACACCAGTGAACGTAGCGATTACCGAAAATATTACTACGGAATCAGCAACACAAACACCATATATTAGCACAACTCATATAGATGTTAAAGACATCAAAAAAGAAGATGAAATATCTTCAATAAGTGACGCTGTATCCTCCTTTACACAAGCAGGACTTAAAGAAGGAGAAAATGACACTACTGAGACTCCGATTAAAACTACCATACAACTGGAAGACGTTACAATGAATCATGAAATTGTAACTATAAAAATTGACAATGACGATGATAAAGCAAGTCCTACTCAAACAGTTTTTGAAATTACTACCTTAGTGCCTGAATTCAAAGATACTGTAAGCAAAGACAATAAACTTAATATGTTTACAACTGATCACCAAATTACTACTCTTAAGGAAGATATTACTGCAACTTCGACGGCTGTTACAACTGTTGGTATTGCAAAAGAGGAAACAATTACAACTGCATCTTCTGAAATTTCTACGGCTCCAGTCACAGTTCAGTCCACAACTTATATTCCTCCACATGCAAGTAATAAAATAACCAGCACTGAATTACATGTTGTGACAGCTAAAGTAGAAAGTGTATCGGTATCCACATTGGAGccaaaagtaaataaaacaaaggaTGTGAAACCTACTACAGAACTGGCAACTTCTACGCATGTTTCGTACACAACGTCAAATGAGAAACTAGACATCTATAATATTACGGAGACTTATGATGATTATAAGAATTCTACAGATACAGAAGCAATAGACGATTTAAACTCGCCGTTGCTCTCAGCTGCGAATGAACCTTTGCACCGGCCCAATAGGTCACGAAGACCGCAGCCACCACCAAATAGATTGAATAAATTCAATCCATTCCGTATGCTAGGTTAA